One genomic window of Notamacropus eugenii isolate mMacEug1 chromosome 6, mMacEug1.pri_v2, whole genome shotgun sequence includes the following:
- the LOC140511016 gene encoding vomeronasal type-1 receptor 1-like: MTFHHEVLGIVYLVQMLIGVIGNFFLIYHYSFHFITQKRPRRINLILTQLSFANAIFLLSRGIPKALFSLEVNIVLNDAECKILSYLQRVFRGLSLCSTCLLSSFQAIAITPSSPKWEILKIKSPKAIIPCCIFCWIFNLLMDVALLVYTTGAKQNSTKIKGRDKLRFCSLDPYALNSLKLQIWKSFYDSVFVVLMAVISGYMVFLLYQHHQRVQHIHSSSLSLRVSPEIRATKAILLLLSTFFFFNSLSSVLSLYAYFSEVTGPWMFYAAVFLSMSFQTVSPFVLINSETWVSWKFCCFLQVMKDSCATPILCQTHTEPQNQRFKK, translated from the coding sequence ATGACTTTCCATCATGAAGTCCTGGGGATTGTCTACCTGGTGCAGATGCTAATTGGAGTCATAGGAAACTTTTTTCTCATCTACCATTACTCTTTTCATTTCATCACTCAGAAGAGGCCAAGACGCATAAACTTAATTCTTACCCAACTATCCTTTGCCAatgcaatttttcttctttccagagGAATTCCCAAAGCATTGTTTTCTTTGGAGGTCAATATTGTTCTGAATGACGCTGAGTGCAAAATCTTAAGTTATCTACAGAGAGTTTTCAGGGGTCTTTCTCTCTGCAGTACCTGCCTTCTTAGTAGCTTCCAGGCCATTGCCATCACCCCCAGTAGTCCAAAGTGGGAAATCCTCAAAATTAAATCCCCAAAGGCCATCATTCCCTGCTGTATTTTCTGTTGGATCTTCAATCTATTAATGGATGTTGCTCTTCTTGTGTACACAACTGGTGCAAAACAGAATAGCACAAAGATTAAAGGTAGAGACAAACTAAGGTTTTGCTCTCTCGATCCATATGCCTTGAATTCATTAAAACTTCAAATCTGGAAGTCTTTTTATGATTCTGTGTTTGTGGTTTTAATGGCTGTTATTAGTGGATACATGGTGTTTCTCCTGTACCAACACCACCAGCGAGTCCAGCACATTCATAGCAGCAGCCTCTCCCTCAGAGTCTCCCCTGAGATCAGAGCCACTAAGGCCATTCTATTGTTGTTGAgtacctttttcttcttcaactcattaAGCTCTGTCCTTAGTCTTTACGCATATTTTTCTGAAGTAACGGGGCCCTGGATGTTCTATGCTGCTGTATTTCTGTCCATGTCTTTTCAAACAGTCAGTCCTTTTGTATTAATCAACAGTGAGACTTGGGTCTCTTGGAAATTCTGTTGCTTTCTCCAAGTAATGAAAGACTCATGTGCTACACCAATATTGTGTCAAACACATACAGAACCACAAAACCAAAGATTtaagaagtag